In Gadus macrocephalus chromosome 4, ASM3116895v1, the following proteins share a genomic window:
- the zdbf2 gene encoding DBF4-type zinc finger-containing protein 2 isoform X1, translated as MEGQAGTSRHGYCGYCRLVYTRLEQVVVYTRPDQHVSSSRHMARVRLSSRSSTLRGSAPRGSTLRGSAPRGSALSSLMERFLEDVLLHHPDRYAGSSPPHADLPPFPGPGVSHGDGQSLGRRDPLSGPPAAHHSQSERLLFGEAVLDGSFSPITEHDTRQSPEDTPLKHPPREDTPLPHPPREDTPVPHSPGEDMPLPHSPGEDTPLQHSPGEDMPLQHSLVSAPFSVHRKCHRKTERRRKPSSSSSSFYAPQPGPSPLPGPSPLLSKGTGCGPPGPPPLLTRGSGCSSPGPPPLLTRGSGCSSPGLLQGGTESFHYSSSGSQRTSASDSWDTPVQATLESRGPCPPTQMGQLEAWKLTCLTESQVRLDNQVYAQQLDSALRTLPVERGWSRPLDSTLRTLPADRELSRPLDSALRTLPADRELSRPLDSADRTLPADRGRSRPLDSALRTLPADGGRGLQVGYRCVPVEELRPRPRYIPESFRGKTLAQVQWEDQEKVEALVQQFRGSAFLCYFQTEALARYGGRSQVEGRRGQDKEVESEDAAKLLPLLDHHDDEAPACTRRRRTRAFRAASRCQVVKVSHGTQTAPLVLPSVCQPVQPRPPLPPEEQPANQERAEGPEEEGGRLPPPYSALLAPLQPGAPLLLLLGPPARLAPPPGSAPQATPPGSASSRCRRRSRPLEAARSKVRYQRPPLRWYDPVARRVLGSRPCTPRGNTVARQLFRSLSPDLNAHGRGGGAGGRRRRRGGGEEGVKGQRSSSDQTPTFGRLPLGTLRADPREHRTPRGRGRRKGGRGQTPGRGRGRRREIRDASSRPPPGRRVGRRVGELRKVPGSEGPLEASARSPRVRRKTGCPCCS; from the exons ATGGAGGGGCAAGCTGGGACTTCGAGACACGGATACTGTGGCTACTGCAGGCTGGTCTACACTAGACTGGAGCAGGTAGTGGTCTACACTAGACCGGACCAG catGTCTCCAGCTCCCGTCACATGGCCCGGGTGCGTCTGTCCTCCCGAAGCTCCACCCTCAGAGGCTCCGCCCCCAGAGGCTCCACCCTCAGAGGCTCCGCCCCCAGAGGCTCCGCACTCAGCAGCCTGATGGAGCGTTTCCTGGAGGACGTCCTGCTGCACCACCCGGACCGCTACGCTGGCTCAAg CCCCCCCCATGCGGACCTCCCCCCGTTTCCAGGGCCCGGCGTCTCCCACGGCGACGGCCAGTCGCTAGGGAGGCGGGACCCCCTCTCAGGCCCCCCAGCGGCccaccacagccaatcagagaggctGCTGTTTGGGGAGGCGGTGCTTGATGGGTCCTTTTCACCAATCACAGAGCACGACACAAGACAGTCACCTGAAGACACGCCCCTCAAACACCCACCTCGGGAAGACACGCCCCTCCCACACCCACCTCGGGAGGACACGCCCGTCCCACACTCACCTGGGGAAGACATGCCCCTCCCACACTCACCTGGAGAAGACACGCCCCTCCAACACTCACCTGGGGAAGACATGCCCCTCCAACACTCACTTGTCTCCGCCCCCTTCTCGGTTCACAGGAAGTGCCACAGGAAGACTGAGCGCAGGAGAaaaccttcctcctcctcttcctcattctaCGCCCCACAgcctggcccctcccccctaccgggcccctcccccctcctctccaaggGGACTGGCTGTggtccccccggccccccccccctcctcaccaggGGGTCTGGCTGTAgttcccccggccccccccccctcctcaccaggGGGTCTGGCTGTAGTTCCCCCGGCCTCCTGCAGGGGGGGACGGAGAGCTTCCACTACAGCTCGTCTGGTTCTCAGAGGACGAGTGCGAGCGACTCCTGGGACACACCTGTGCAG GCGACCTTAGAGAGCAGGGGGCCCTGCCCACCCACCCAGATGGGCCAATTGGAGGCCTGGAAGCTGACCTGTCTGACGGAGAGCCAGGTGAGGCTGGATAACCAGGTGTACGCCCAGCAGCTAGACTCCGCCCTCAGGACCCTCCCggtggagagggggtggagccgACCTCTAGACTCCACCCTCAGGACCCTCCCAGCAGACAGGGAGTTGAGCCGACCTCTAGACTCCGCCCTCAGGACCCTCCCAGCAGACAGGGAGTTGAGCCGACCTCTAGACTCCGCCGACAGGACCCTCCCAGcggacagggggaggagccgaccTTTAGACTCCGCCCTCAGGACCCTCCCAGCAGAcggtgggcgtggcctacaGGTGGGCTACAGGTGTGTCCCCGTTGAGGAgctgaggccccgcccccgctacATCCCAGAGTCCTTCAGGGGGAAGACGCTGGCCCAGGTGCAGTGGGAGGaccaggagaaggtggaggcgcTGGTGCAGCAGTTCAGAGGCTCCGCCTTCCTGTGCTACTTCCAGACGGAAGCCCTGGCCAG AtatggtgggaggagccaggtcgAGGGGAGGCGTGGCCAGGACAAGGAAGTGGAATCAGAGGATGCTgccaagctcctccccttatTGGATCACCATGACGATGAGGCCCCAGCAtgcacaaggaggaggaggacgagggcgTTCAGAGCGGCGTCACGATGCCAG GTGGTCAAAGTGAGTCATGGAACCCAGACTGCCCCATTGGTCCTCCCATCTGTCTGTCAGCCagtccagccccgcccccccttgcCTCCAGAGgagcagccagccaatcaggagcGGGCCGAGggcccggaggaggagggggggcggctTCCCCCCCCCTACTCCGCCCTGCTGGCCCCCCTGCAGCCTggcgcccccctcctcctcctcctcggtccCCCCGCccgcctggccccgccccctggctccgccccccaggccacgccccccggcTCCGCTTCCAGCCGCTGCCGGAGGCGGAGCCGGCCGCTGGAGGCGGCGAGGTCGAAGGTCAGGTACCAGCGCCCCCCGCTGCGCTGGTACGACCCGGTCGCCCGCCGTGTCCTGGGGTCACGACCCTGCACGCCCCGCGGCAACACCGTCGCTAGGCAACTGTTCAGGAGCCTCAGCCCCGACCTCAACGCCcacgggaggggagggggggcgggcgggaggaggaggaggagggggggtggggaggagggggtcaaaggtcagaggtcttCATCAGACCAGACCCCGACCTTCGGCCGCCTCCCCCTAGGCACGCTCCGAGCGGATCCCCGCGAGCACAGGACGCCCAGGGGGCGTGGCCGcaggaaaggggggaggggtcagaccccagggagggggaggggccgaaGGCGGGAGATCAGGGATGCTtcgtcccgccccccccccgggaggaGAGTCGGGCGGCGGGTTGGAGAACTCAGGAAAGTCCCAGGCTCTGAGGGCCCGCTGGAGGCCTCGGCTCGGAGCCCGAGAGTCCGGAGGAAGACGGGCTGCCCCTGCTGCAGCTAG
- the zdbf2 gene encoding DBF4-type zinc finger-containing protein 2 isoform X3 — protein sequence MARVRLSSRSSTLRGSAPRGSTLRGSAPRGSALSSLMERFLEDVLLHHPDRYAGSSPPHADLPPFPGPGVSHGDGQSLGRRDPLSGPPAAHHSQSERLLFGEAVLDGSFSPITEHDTRQSPEDTPLKHPPREDTPLPHPPREDTPVPHSPGEDMPLPHSPGEDTPLQHSPGEDMPLQHSLVSAPFSVHRKCHRKTERRRKPSSSSSSFYAPQPGPSPLPGPSPLLSKGTGCGPPGPPPLLTRGSGCSSPGPPPLLTRGSGCSSPGLLQGGTESFHYSSSGSQRTSASDSWDTPVQATLESRGPCPPTQMGQLEAWKLTCLTESQVRLDNQVYAQQLDSALRTLPVERGWSRPLDSTLRTLPADRELSRPLDSALRTLPADRELSRPLDSADRTLPADRGRSRPLDSALRTLPADGGRGLQVGYRCVPVEELRPRPRYIPESFRGKTLAQVQWEDQEKVEALVQQFRGSAFLCYFQTEALARYGGRSQVEGRRGQDKEVESEDAAKLLPLLDHHDDEAPACTRRRRTRAFRAASRCQVVKVSHGTQTAPLVLPSVCQPVQPRPPLPPEEQPANQERAEGPEEEGGRLPPPYSALLAPLQPGAPLLLLLGPPARLAPPPGSAPQATPPGSASSRCRRRSRPLEAARSKVRYQRPPLRWYDPVARRVLGSRPCTPRGNTVARQLFRSLSPDLNAHGRGGGAGGRRRRRGGGEEGVKGQRSSSDQTPTFGRLPLGTLRADPREHRTPRGRGRRKGGRGQTPGRGRGRRREIRDASSRPPPGRRVGRRVGELRKVPGSEGPLEASARSPRVRRKTGCPCCS from the exons ATGGCCCGGGTGCGTCTGTCCTCCCGAAGCTCCACCCTCAGAGGCTCCGCCCCCAGAGGCTCCACCCTCAGAGGCTCCGCCCCCAGAGGCTCCGCACTCAGCAGCCTGATGGAGCGTTTCCTGGAGGACGTCCTGCTGCACCACCCGGACCGCTACGCTGGCTCAAg CCCCCCCCATGCGGACCTCCCCCCGTTTCCAGGGCCCGGCGTCTCCCACGGCGACGGCCAGTCGCTAGGGAGGCGGGACCCCCTCTCAGGCCCCCCAGCGGCccaccacagccaatcagagaggctGCTGTTTGGGGAGGCGGTGCTTGATGGGTCCTTTTCACCAATCACAGAGCACGACACAAGACAGTCACCTGAAGACACGCCCCTCAAACACCCACCTCGGGAAGACACGCCCCTCCCACACCCACCTCGGGAGGACACGCCCGTCCCACACTCACCTGGGGAAGACATGCCCCTCCCACACTCACCTGGAGAAGACACGCCCCTCCAACACTCACCTGGGGAAGACATGCCCCTCCAACACTCACTTGTCTCCGCCCCCTTCTCGGTTCACAGGAAGTGCCACAGGAAGACTGAGCGCAGGAGAaaaccttcctcctcctcttcctcattctaCGCCCCACAgcctggcccctcccccctaccgggcccctcccccctcctctccaaggGGACTGGCTGTggtccccccggccccccccccctcctcaccaggGGGTCTGGCTGTAgttcccccggccccccccccctcctcaccaggGGGTCTGGCTGTAGTTCCCCCGGCCTCCTGCAGGGGGGGACGGAGAGCTTCCACTACAGCTCGTCTGGTTCTCAGAGGACGAGTGCGAGCGACTCCTGGGACACACCTGTGCAG GCGACCTTAGAGAGCAGGGGGCCCTGCCCACCCACCCAGATGGGCCAATTGGAGGCCTGGAAGCTGACCTGTCTGACGGAGAGCCAGGTGAGGCTGGATAACCAGGTGTACGCCCAGCAGCTAGACTCCGCCCTCAGGACCCTCCCggtggagagggggtggagccgACCTCTAGACTCCACCCTCAGGACCCTCCCAGCAGACAGGGAGTTGAGCCGACCTCTAGACTCCGCCCTCAGGACCCTCCCAGCAGACAGGGAGTTGAGCCGACCTCTAGACTCCGCCGACAGGACCCTCCCAGcggacagggggaggagccgaccTTTAGACTCCGCCCTCAGGACCCTCCCAGCAGAcggtgggcgtggcctacaGGTGGGCTACAGGTGTGTCCCCGTTGAGGAgctgaggccccgcccccgctacATCCCAGAGTCCTTCAGGGGGAAGACGCTGGCCCAGGTGCAGTGGGAGGaccaggagaaggtggaggcgcTGGTGCAGCAGTTCAGAGGCTCCGCCTTCCTGTGCTACTTCCAGACGGAAGCCCTGGCCAG AtatggtgggaggagccaggtcgAGGGGAGGCGTGGCCAGGACAAGGAAGTGGAATCAGAGGATGCTgccaagctcctccccttatTGGATCACCATGACGATGAGGCCCCAGCAtgcacaaggaggaggaggacgagggcgTTCAGAGCGGCGTCACGATGCCAG GTGGTCAAAGTGAGTCATGGAACCCAGACTGCCCCATTGGTCCTCCCATCTGTCTGTCAGCCagtccagccccgcccccccttgcCTCCAGAGgagcagccagccaatcaggagcGGGCCGAGggcccggaggaggagggggggcggctTCCCCCCCCCTACTCCGCCCTGCTGGCCCCCCTGCAGCCTggcgcccccctcctcctcctcctcggtccCCCCGCccgcctggccccgccccctggctccgccccccaggccacgccccccggcTCCGCTTCCAGCCGCTGCCGGAGGCGGAGCCGGCCGCTGGAGGCGGCGAGGTCGAAGGTCAGGTACCAGCGCCCCCCGCTGCGCTGGTACGACCCGGTCGCCCGCCGTGTCCTGGGGTCACGACCCTGCACGCCCCGCGGCAACACCGTCGCTAGGCAACTGTTCAGGAGCCTCAGCCCCGACCTCAACGCCcacgggaggggagggggggcgggcgggaggaggaggaggagggggggtggggaggagggggtcaaaggtcagaggtcttCATCAGACCAGACCCCGACCTTCGGCCGCCTCCCCCTAGGCACGCTCCGAGCGGATCCCCGCGAGCACAGGACGCCCAGGGGGCGTGGCCGcaggaaaggggggaggggtcagaccccagggagggggaggggccgaaGGCGGGAGATCAGGGATGCTtcgtcccgccccccccccgggaggaGAGTCGGGCGGCGGGTTGGAGAACTCAGGAAAGTCCCAGGCTCTGAGGGCCCGCTGGAGGCCTCGGCTCGGAGCCCGAGAGTCCGGAGGAAGACGGGCTGCCCCTGCTGCAGCTAG
- the zdbf2 gene encoding DBF4-type zinc finger-containing protein 2 isoform X2, giving the protein MEGQAGTSRHGYCGYCRLVYTRLEQHVSSSRHMARVRLSSRSSTLRGSAPRGSTLRGSAPRGSALSSLMERFLEDVLLHHPDRYAGSSPPHADLPPFPGPGVSHGDGQSLGRRDPLSGPPAAHHSQSERLLFGEAVLDGSFSPITEHDTRQSPEDTPLKHPPREDTPLPHPPREDTPVPHSPGEDMPLPHSPGEDTPLQHSPGEDMPLQHSLVSAPFSVHRKCHRKTERRRKPSSSSSSFYAPQPGPSPLPGPSPLLSKGTGCGPPGPPPLLTRGSGCSSPGPPPLLTRGSGCSSPGLLQGGTESFHYSSSGSQRTSASDSWDTPVQATLESRGPCPPTQMGQLEAWKLTCLTESQVRLDNQVYAQQLDSALRTLPVERGWSRPLDSTLRTLPADRELSRPLDSALRTLPADRELSRPLDSADRTLPADRGRSRPLDSALRTLPADGGRGLQVGYRCVPVEELRPRPRYIPESFRGKTLAQVQWEDQEKVEALVQQFRGSAFLCYFQTEALARYGGRSQVEGRRGQDKEVESEDAAKLLPLLDHHDDEAPACTRRRRTRAFRAASRCQVVKVSHGTQTAPLVLPSVCQPVQPRPPLPPEEQPANQERAEGPEEEGGRLPPPYSALLAPLQPGAPLLLLLGPPARLAPPPGSAPQATPPGSASSRCRRRSRPLEAARSKVRYQRPPLRWYDPVARRVLGSRPCTPRGNTVARQLFRSLSPDLNAHGRGGGAGGRRRRRGGGEEGVKGQRSSSDQTPTFGRLPLGTLRADPREHRTPRGRGRRKGGRGQTPGRGRGRRREIRDASSRPPPGRRVGRRVGELRKVPGSEGPLEASARSPRVRRKTGCPCCS; this is encoded by the exons ATGGAGGGGCAAGCTGGGACTTCGAGACACGGATACTGTGGCTACTGCAGGCTGGTCTACACTAGACTGGAGCAG catGTCTCCAGCTCCCGTCACATGGCCCGGGTGCGTCTGTCCTCCCGAAGCTCCACCCTCAGAGGCTCCGCCCCCAGAGGCTCCACCCTCAGAGGCTCCGCCCCCAGAGGCTCCGCACTCAGCAGCCTGATGGAGCGTTTCCTGGAGGACGTCCTGCTGCACCACCCGGACCGCTACGCTGGCTCAAg CCCCCCCCATGCGGACCTCCCCCCGTTTCCAGGGCCCGGCGTCTCCCACGGCGACGGCCAGTCGCTAGGGAGGCGGGACCCCCTCTCAGGCCCCCCAGCGGCccaccacagccaatcagagaggctGCTGTTTGGGGAGGCGGTGCTTGATGGGTCCTTTTCACCAATCACAGAGCACGACACAAGACAGTCACCTGAAGACACGCCCCTCAAACACCCACCTCGGGAAGACACGCCCCTCCCACACCCACCTCGGGAGGACACGCCCGTCCCACACTCACCTGGGGAAGACATGCCCCTCCCACACTCACCTGGAGAAGACACGCCCCTCCAACACTCACCTGGGGAAGACATGCCCCTCCAACACTCACTTGTCTCCGCCCCCTTCTCGGTTCACAGGAAGTGCCACAGGAAGACTGAGCGCAGGAGAaaaccttcctcctcctcttcctcattctaCGCCCCACAgcctggcccctcccccctaccgggcccctcccccctcctctccaaggGGACTGGCTGTggtccccccggccccccccccctcctcaccaggGGGTCTGGCTGTAgttcccccggccccccccccctcctcaccaggGGGTCTGGCTGTAGTTCCCCCGGCCTCCTGCAGGGGGGGACGGAGAGCTTCCACTACAGCTCGTCTGGTTCTCAGAGGACGAGTGCGAGCGACTCCTGGGACACACCTGTGCAG GCGACCTTAGAGAGCAGGGGGCCCTGCCCACCCACCCAGATGGGCCAATTGGAGGCCTGGAAGCTGACCTGTCTGACGGAGAGCCAGGTGAGGCTGGATAACCAGGTGTACGCCCAGCAGCTAGACTCCGCCCTCAGGACCCTCCCggtggagagggggtggagccgACCTCTAGACTCCACCCTCAGGACCCTCCCAGCAGACAGGGAGTTGAGCCGACCTCTAGACTCCGCCCTCAGGACCCTCCCAGCAGACAGGGAGTTGAGCCGACCTCTAGACTCCGCCGACAGGACCCTCCCAGcggacagggggaggagccgaccTTTAGACTCCGCCCTCAGGACCCTCCCAGCAGAcggtgggcgtggcctacaGGTGGGCTACAGGTGTGTCCCCGTTGAGGAgctgaggccccgcccccgctacATCCCAGAGTCCTTCAGGGGGAAGACGCTGGCCCAGGTGCAGTGGGAGGaccaggagaaggtggaggcgcTGGTGCAGCAGTTCAGAGGCTCCGCCTTCCTGTGCTACTTCCAGACGGAAGCCCTGGCCAG AtatggtgggaggagccaggtcgAGGGGAGGCGTGGCCAGGACAAGGAAGTGGAATCAGAGGATGCTgccaagctcctccccttatTGGATCACCATGACGATGAGGCCCCAGCAtgcacaaggaggaggaggacgagggcgTTCAGAGCGGCGTCACGATGCCAG GTGGTCAAAGTGAGTCATGGAACCCAGACTGCCCCATTGGTCCTCCCATCTGTCTGTCAGCCagtccagccccgcccccccttgcCTCCAGAGgagcagccagccaatcaggagcGGGCCGAGggcccggaggaggagggggggcggctTCCCCCCCCCTACTCCGCCCTGCTGGCCCCCCTGCAGCCTggcgcccccctcctcctcctcctcggtccCCCCGCccgcctggccccgccccctggctccgccccccaggccacgccccccggcTCCGCTTCCAGCCGCTGCCGGAGGCGGAGCCGGCCGCTGGAGGCGGCGAGGTCGAAGGTCAGGTACCAGCGCCCCCCGCTGCGCTGGTACGACCCGGTCGCCCGCCGTGTCCTGGGGTCACGACCCTGCACGCCCCGCGGCAACACCGTCGCTAGGCAACTGTTCAGGAGCCTCAGCCCCGACCTCAACGCCcacgggaggggagggggggcgggcgggaggaggaggaggagggggggtggggaggagggggtcaaaggtcagaggtcttCATCAGACCAGACCCCGACCTTCGGCCGCCTCCCCCTAGGCACGCTCCGAGCGGATCCCCGCGAGCACAGGACGCCCAGGGGGCGTGGCCGcaggaaaggggggaggggtcagaccccagggagggggaggggccgaaGGCGGGAGATCAGGGATGCTtcgtcccgccccccccccgggaggaGAGTCGGGCGGCGGGTTGGAGAACTCAGGAAAGTCCCAGGCTCTGAGGGCCCGCTGGAGGCCTCGGCTCGGAGCCCGAGAGTCCGGAGGAAGACGGGCTGCCCCTGCTGCAGCTAG
- the eef1b2 gene encoding elongation factor 1-beta, which produces MGFGDLRSPAGLALLDGFLADRSYIESFVASQADVAVFEALAGPPPAPLCHALRWFNHIKSFQKEKGSLPGVKKPLAQYGPAGVADSTKGRPTPPADDDDDDDDDDLDLFGSDEEESEEVARIKAERLAEYAARKSKKPALIAKSSILLDVKPWDDETDMAKLEECVRTIQLDGLLWGQSKLVPVGYGIRKLQIGCVVEDDKVGTDILEERITGFEDYVQSMDVAAFNKI; this is translated from the exons ATGGGTTTCGGAGACCTCCGGTCCCCCGCGGGCCTCGCGCTACTCGACGGCTTCCTCGCTGACCGGAGCTACATTGAGAG CTTCGTGGCGTCCCAGGCGGACGTGGCGGTGTTCGAGGCGCTggccggccccccccccgccccgctgtGCCACGCCCTGCGCTGGTTCAACCACATCAAGTCGTTCCAGAAGGAGAAGGGCAG CCTCCCCGGGGTGAAGAAGCCCTTGGCCCAGTACGGACCTGCCGGCGTGGCTGACAGCACCAAGGgccgccccaccccccccgcagacgacgacgacgacgacgacgatgacgaccTGGACCTGTTCGGCTCTGATGAAGAG GAGAGCGAGGAGGTGGCCCGGATCAAAGCGGAGCGACTGGCCGAGTACGCCGCCAGGAAATCTAAAA AGCCCGCGCTCATCGCCAAGTCGTCCATCCTGCTGGACGTGAAGCCGTGGGACGACGAGACGGACATGGCCAAGCTGGAGGAATGCGTCCGCACGATACAGCTGGACGGGCTCCTGTGGGGACAAT CTAAGCTCGTCCCGGTGGGCTACGGCATCAGGAAGCTCCAGATAGGATGCGTGGTGGAAGATGACAAG GTAGGAACAGACATCCTGGAAGAGAGGATCACGGGGTTCGAGGACTACGTCCAGTCCATGGACGTAGCGGCCTTCAACAAGATCTGA
- the arl11 gene encoding ADP-ribosylation factor-like protein 11: VVLVGLDSSGKSTLLTRLLTGELMETSPTVGFNVGTLELDQKDAMTLWDLGGQPPMRTHWRQYLDGCRALVFVVDSSDPGRMPEARAALRRLLSEEQLNGVPLMVLANKKDLDGTLTIREVSRCLELDSYLDRRWEIQSCSGRQGLGLQQAFISVARLIKKS; encoded by the exons gtggtCTTGGTGGGTCTGGACTCTTCAGGGAAGTCGACTCTATTGACCCGCCTCCTCACAGGAGAG ctGATGGAGACGTCCCCCACGGTGGGCTTCAACGTGGGGACGCTGGAGCTGGACCAGAAGGACGCCATGACCCTCTGGGACCTGGGGGGGCAGCCGCCTATGAGGACCCACTggag gcaGTACCTGGACGGCTGCAGGGCGCTGGTCTTCGTGGTGGACAGCAGCGACCCCGGCCGCATGCCGGAGGCGCGGGCGGCCTTGAGGCGGCTGCTGTCTGAGGAGCAGCTCAACGGCGTCCCTCTGATGGTGCTGGCCAACAAGAAGGACCTGGACGGCACGCTGACCATCCGAgag GTGTCCCGGTGTCTCGAGCTGGACTCGTACCTGGACCGGCGCTGGGAGATCCAGAGCTGCAGCGGGCGGCAGGGGCTCGGGCTCCAACAGGCGTTCATCTCTGTGGCCAGGCTCATCAAGAagagctag